From one Crocosphaera sp. UHCC 0190 genomic stretch:
- a CDS encoding CPBP family intramembrane glutamic endopeptidase: protein MTTKRLILIVITIVSVIPLFFSIIGSINQPQIQSNLQLYQTNLVLQASEFSGDNLADFAQIREAILGKNTYQLALRQYQEARQLSQKNLGRLEAHLNSLNSPSVTLEEDVNSNLNPILSLSTDQEKSQLEIQKQAEEINKLALKIGLLEAHQGKVQLALETWENIGPNQKGNNSIFSSQMLADVLINLWSSNAQILANSETIITDQLTGWFRDYALSKIYQLQDSQANLMSLQTQQQKIASQAIIKLTLVAFIPILGGLIGFGLLVFLLIQLFIKKGNAILAIDQQFNWQTPWTAETFWQVLVVGFFFVGQIVLPILFSFLNIDLTHADLRGKAIYVLASYLSMALGGIGVLYFSIKPFFPLPKDWFQFKLFSNWIVWGISGYLVALPLVVIVSLINQQIWQGQGGSNPLLSLALEAQDNVVLGIFYVTAAIAAPVYEEIMFRGFLLPSLTRYFPVWGAIIVSSLIFAVAHLNLSEVLPLAILGIVLGVVYTRSRNLLSSMLVHSLWNSGTLISLFLLGSGSH, encoded by the coding sequence ATGACAACAAAACGATTAATCTTAATAGTCATCACTATTGTTTCAGTGATTCCTTTATTCTTCTCAATTATTGGGAGTATTAATCAACCACAAATTCAATCAAACTTACAATTATATCAAACTAATTTAGTTCTTCAAGCGTCAGAATTTTCTGGAGATAATCTCGCTGACTTTGCCCAAATTAGAGAAGCTATATTAGGCAAAAATACTTATCAATTAGCATTGAGGCAATATCAAGAAGCTCGTCAACTTTCGCAAAAGAATTTAGGCAGATTAGAAGCTCATTTAAACAGTCTAAATTCTCCATCTGTGACTTTAGAAGAAGATGTTAACAGCAATTTAAACCCTATTCTCTCTCTGTCTACCGATCAAGAAAAATCACAATTAGAAATTCAAAAACAAGCTGAAGAAATCAATAAATTAGCCTTAAAAATAGGTCTACTTGAAGCTCATCAAGGAAAGGTTCAACTTGCCTTAGAAACCTGGGAAAATATAGGCCCAAACCAGAAGGGAAATAACTCTATTTTTTCTTCTCAAATGTTGGCTGATGTCTTAATTAATTTATGGAGTTCTAATGCCCAAATCTTAGCAAATTCAGAAACAATAATCACAGATCAATTAACAGGGTGGTTTCGTGATTATGCCCTCAGTAAAATTTATCAACTGCAAGATAGTCAAGCTAACTTAATGAGCTTACAAACTCAACAGCAAAAAATCGCTAGTCAAGCTATTATTAAACTCACTTTAGTAGCATTTATTCCCATATTAGGGGGATTAATTGGCTTTGGATTATTGGTCTTTCTCCTAATTCAGTTATTTATTAAAAAAGGGAATGCTATTTTAGCCATTGATCAACAATTCAATTGGCAAACGCCTTGGACAGCCGAAACTTTTTGGCAAGTTTTAGTCGTTGGTTTCTTTTTTGTGGGACAAATTGTCCTTCCCATTTTATTTAGTTTTTTAAACATTGATCTTACTCATGCTGACTTAAGGGGAAAAGCTATCTATGTATTAGCAAGCTATCTTTCTATGGCATTAGGCGGAATTGGGGTACTATATTTTTCGATTAAACCCTTTTTTCCCTTACCGAAAGATTGGTTTCAATTTAAGTTATTTAGTAACTGGATAGTTTGGGGAATTTCTGGCTATTTAGTCGCCTTACCATTAGTGGTAATTGTCTCCTTAATTAATCAACAAATTTGGCAGGGACAAGGAGGCAGTAACCCCTTGCTTTCTCTAGCCTTAGAAGCACAAGATAATGTGGTTTTAGGGATTTTCTACGTTACCGCAGCGATCGCAGCCCCTGTCTACGAAGAAATCATGTTTCGAGGCTTTTTATTACCTTCCTTAACCCGGTATTTTCCCGTATGGGGAGCAATTATTGTGAGTAGTCTAATCTTTGCGGTTGCTCACTTAAATTTATCAGAGGTGCTACCTTTAGCCATCTTAGGAATTGTGTTAGGAGTTGTTTATACGCGATCGCGGAATCTTCTTTCCTCAATGTTAGTTCATAGTCTTTGGAATAGTGGGACGCTGATTAGTCTATTTTTATTAGGGAGTGGCAGCCATTAA
- a CDS encoding glycosyltransferase family 39 protein, whose protein sequence is MNKFDLSYPLKSTYFCFFILLILALFLWFIGLGNLPLRDWDEGYYGTVAKDMFKTENWLYLTYYGQPFLLKPPLIIWLINLSYQLGGISEFTTRFPCALLTAFGVPLLYLVGKNIFSQQLPAILSSLVYLTLLPVIRHGRLGMIDGIINTFLIFSILCLVKSRKHPRWAIGYGIGLGLIALSKGTLVIALGAIIGVYILLDKPANYLKNPALWLGICLGFMPVFIWYCIQINHYGDIFIQVHFLQQNFDRLATAVEGNSGSFWYYGLELIKYSFPWLLFLPGSLILAWRQKQQSWAKLVLTGFCLFLAIITLMGTKLPWYIMPIYPFLALGIGAYLSQFWQEHKSSPSGLIFGFFLASIASLFGAIYLLIEGKEISLIITGFIVFFTFLLSWQKIRKSFPDFVIILIIGLYMSLGIFMTSQSWIWELNEAFPVKPVATLIKQHTPANTIIYTSFAYSRPSLDFYSDRQVLAQDQSALEKLALSSSYLLLDQNSLKNLPLSNAKILGKAEGFILVSTSENH, encoded by the coding sequence ATGAATAAATTCGATTTAAGTTATCCGTTGAAAAGCACCTATTTCTGTTTCTTTATCTTATTGATTTTAGCATTATTTCTCTGGTTTATTGGCTTAGGCAATTTACCCTTAAGAGACTGGGATGAAGGTTACTATGGAACAGTTGCTAAGGATATGTTTAAAACAGAAAATTGGCTTTATTTAACTTATTATGGCCAACCTTTTCTCTTAAAACCCCCCTTAATTATTTGGTTAATTAACCTCAGCTATCAATTAGGAGGAATTAGTGAATTTACGACTCGTTTTCCCTGTGCATTGCTAACAGCATTTGGGGTTCCTTTGTTATATTTAGTCGGTAAAAATATCTTTTCTCAGCAACTACCAGCCATTTTAAGTAGTTTAGTTTATCTAACATTGTTACCTGTTATTCGTCATGGACGCTTAGGGATGATAGATGGAATAATTAACACCTTTTTAATCTTTTCTATTCTCTGTTTAGTAAAATCTCGAAAACACCCTAGATGGGCCATTGGTTATGGTATTGGCTTAGGATTAATTGCCTTAAGTAAAGGCACTTTAGTTATTGCTTTAGGTGCTATTATAGGGGTATATATACTCCTAGATAAACCTGCAAACTATCTAAAAAATCCAGCTTTATGGTTAGGAATATGCCTCGGATTTATGCCAGTATTTATTTGGTATTGTATACAAATTAATCACTATGGAGATATCTTTATTCAAGTTCACTTTCTTCAACAAAATTTTGATCGTCTTGCAACTGCAGTAGAAGGAAATAGCGGTTCTTTTTGGTATTATGGACTTGAATTGATTAAATATAGTTTTCCTTGGTTACTCTTTTTACCTGGAAGTTTAATATTAGCTTGGCGACAAAAACAACAATCTTGGGCGAAATTAGTATTAACCGGATTTTGTCTATTTCTGGCAATTATTACCCTGATGGGAACGAAACTTCCTTGGTATATTATGCCAATTTATCCCTTTCTTGCCCTAGGAATTGGTGCTTATTTATCTCAGTTTTGGCAAGAGCATAAATCCTCTCCTAGCGGTTTAATATTTGGCTTTTTTCTTGCCAGTATTGCTTCATTATTCGGGGCAATTTACTTATTGATAGAAGGAAAAGAAATTAGTTTAATCATCACTGGTTTTATTGTTTTCTTTACTTTCTTATTATCTTGGCAAAAAATCCGCAAAAGTTTTCCTGATTTTGTTATAATTTTAATCATCGGTTTATATATGAGTCTGGGAATATTTATGACCTCTCAGTCGTGGATTTGGGAATTAAATGAAGCATTTCCCGTGAAACCTGTAGCTACTTTAATTAAACAGCATACTCCAGCCAATACAATCATTTATACCTCATTTGCTTACAGTCGTCCTAGTTTAGATTTTTATAGTGATCGCCAAGTGCTTGCTCAAGATCAAAGCGCATTAGAAAAATTAGCTTTAAGCTCTTCTTATCTTCTTCTCGATCAAAATAGCTTGAAAAATTTACCACTATCTAATGCTAAAATATTAGGGAAAGCAGAAGGATTTATTTTGGTTTCAACCTCTGAAAATCACTAA
- a CDS encoding type II toxin-antitoxin system HicA family toxin codes for MATKVRDVIKLLEKDGWFLVNTVGSHRQYEHPSKTGKVTVAGKLGDDVRKGTLASILRQAGLK; via the coding sequence ATGGCAACAAAGGTAAGGGATGTGATTAAATTACTAGAAAAAGATGGCTGGTTTCTGGTTAATACAGTAGGAAGTCATCGACAATATGAACATCCCAGCAAAACAGGAAAAGTGACGGTTGCAGGAAAGTTAGGTGATGATGTAAGAAAAGGTACATTAGCTAGTATTCTTAGACAAGCAGGATTAAAATGA
- a CDS encoding type II toxin-antitoxin system HicB family antitoxin, translating to MINKYLIVLEKSETGFSAYSPDVLGCIATGETLEETTKEMESALALHLSDMEELPQARGIDSYLEALQDSEGEEFYLTFISIPVSRQLSPR from the coding sequence ATGATCAACAAATATTTGATTGTTCTCGAAAAAAGCGAAACCGGATTTTCTGCTTATTCACCTGATGTATTAGGGTGTATTGCTACAGGTGAAACCTTGGAAGAAACCACTAAAGAAATGGAATCTGCTTTAGCATTACATTTATCAGATATGGAAGAATTACCTCAAGCACGAGGAATTGATTCTTATTTAGAAGCATTACAAGATTCAGAAGGAGAAGAATTTTATTTGACTTTTATTTCAATTCCAGTTTCCCGTCAACTATCACCAAGATAA